A section of the Clostridium sp. TW13 genome encodes:
- a CDS encoding MerR family transcriptional regulator encodes MNISKISQILGISYDTLRYYEKIGLIKNINRDKSGNRDYSEQDLNWIRFLLRLKKIKMPIEKIKIYADLRYIGDTTVKERRIMLEEQKEKLISQIDEIRESIDYLNNKIEVYNNMEGKNNDK; translated from the coding sequence ATGAATATTTCAAAGATATCACAAATATTAGGCATTAGCTATGACACACTTAGGTACTATGAAAAGATAGGACTCATAAAGAATATTAATCGAGATAAAAGTGGAAACAGAGATTATTCTGAGCAAGATTTAAACTGGATTAGGTTTTTGTTAAGATTAAAGAAAATAAAGATGCCTATTGAAAAGATAAAAATATATGCTGATTTAAGGTATATTGGAGATACCACTGTTAAAGAAAGACGTATAATGCTTGAAGAACAAAAAGAAAAACTAATTTCACAAATTGATGAAATTAGAGAGAGTATTGATTATTTAAATAATAAAATTGAAGTCTACAACAATATGGAGGGAAAAAATAATGATAAGTGA
- a CDS encoding carboxymuconolactone decarboxylase family protein: MISERFEKGSKKLAEVDGQVGEEVVAPLGDLGKYIVEFAFGDIYSRDGLSLRDREIATIAMLASRSGVEPQLKVHIKAGMNVGLTTEEIEEIIIQTVPYSGFPTAINALNALKEIVVE, from the coding sequence ATGATAAGTGAAAGATTTGAAAAAGGATCAAAGAAATTAGCAGAAGTGGACGGTCAAGTAGGAGAAGAAGTAGTAGCACCATTAGGTGATTTAGGAAAATACATAGTTGAATTTGCATTTGGTGATATATATTCAAGAGATGGTCTTAGTTTACGAGATAGAGAAATTGCAACAATAGCTATGCTAGCAAGCAGAAGTGGAGTAGAGCCTCAACTAAAGGTTCATATAAAAGCTGGGATGAACGTTGGATTGACTACTGAAGAAATTGAGGAGATAATAATTCAAACAGTTCCATACTCAGGATTTCCAACAGCTATAAATGCTCTTAACGCGTTGAAAGAGATAGTAGTTGAGTAG
- a CDS encoding GNAT family N-acetyltransferase, whose amino-acid sequence MDIRVISTENREQINKFIIDHWFSTEMVIRGKVFDMTAMEGFAIYEENNIIGLATYMIENNECEIMSLDSLKEKQGIGTMLVDKVIEAAKEAGCNKVKLITTNDNLNAIGFYQKRGFDLTRIYPNAVDAARKIKPSIPILGDYNIPLKHELEFEIVLV is encoded by the coding sequence ATGGATATAAGAGTAATATCAACCGAAAATAGAGAACAAATAAATAAATTTATAATAGACCATTGGTTCTCAACAGAAATGGTAATTAGAGGCAAAGTATTTGATATGACAGCTATGGAAGGCTTTGCTATATATGAAGAGAATAATATCATTGGTTTGGCAACATATATGATAGAAAACAATGAATGTGAGATAATGTCTTTAGATAGTCTAAAAGAGAAGCAAGGTATTGGAACTATGCTTGTAGATAAGGTTATAGAGGCAGCTAAAGAAGCAGGATGTAATAAGGTTAAGTTAATTACAACTAATGATAATTTGAATGCTATAGGATTTTATCAAAAAAGAGGATTTGATTTAACTCGTATATATCCAAATGCTGTTGATGCAGCAAGAAAGATAAAGCCGTCAATTCCTATACTGGGAGATTATAATATCCCATTAAAGCATGAGCTTGAATTTGAGATAGTATTGGTTTAA
- a CDS encoding YkvA family protein, giving the protein MDIKEFKQKMKKIKKDVYVLYNAYRHPKTPWYVKILAILVIAYAVSPIDLIPDFIPILGYLDDLLIIPAGITLVIKLIPPEVIEECREQQEDKAGMRKKGIIAAVFILLLWGWIIYKIVRIFV; this is encoded by the coding sequence GTGGATATTAAAGAATTTAAGCAAAAGATGAAAAAAATAAAGAAAGATGTTTATGTATTATATAATGCATATAGACATCCTAAAACACCTTGGTATGTTAAGATACTAGCTATATTGGTGATAGCTTATGCTGTTAGCCCAATAGATTTAATTCCTGATTTTATCCCTATTTTAGGCTATTTAGATGATTTATTAATAATTCCAGCAGGAATTACTTTAGTGATAAAATTGATTCCACCAGAAGTTATTGAAGAATGTAGAGAGCAGCAAGAAGATAAGGCAGGTATGAGAAAAAAGGGTATAATAGCAGCAGTATTCATACTACTTTTATGGGGTTGGATTATATATAAAATAGTTAGAATATTTGTATAG
- a CDS encoding S8 family serine peptidase: MKKSRFKLLSIVTTICLVSSFSTARANTKKLSDEEFKKIISEYYQNSKQSDQMNQALKSKLGIKDTDSDWEQSKAKDSTDGEKVVRVLVQLEDKPAIKSGSSLDSKKAVEKSLKDEQKDVISEVEQITGSKVKRSFGYLLNGFSIEAKKKDISKIGLLKGVKNVSEARTYHPQMTYAKQITGVTKVWQNNKYKGEGMVVAIIDTGIDYKHKDLKITDTSKEKLTKSAVSDSISKLNHGKYYTDKVPYAYNYADNNDNVIDTTGVMHGMHVAGIVAANGSDDPNFNSVMGVAPEAQLLDMKVFSNTPNVESAYDDDVIAAIEDSVKLGADVINMSLGSESGFADAEDPEQTAVKNATDAGVMVVVSAGNAGESTNTSSWDQPTNILGIKDTATVGAPGTTPSALTVASMENSNIVVNKIEYATGTEKGYMTYATVENDDYTSIATPHQLVDCGIGQPSDFNGKDLTGKIALIKRGSLSFNDKVTNAQKAGAIGALVYNNDEGGTDLIQMSVSNNSIPALSVSNVDGTKLLKNIATATIAVTGAKGSQENPDKDDMSQYSSWGPTESLDFKPEITAPGGDIYSLANNNSYQSMSGTSMSSPNTAGSQALLIQSIKERGLGLTGNAAVKFAKNSIMNTATVMYDKYNKTVPYSPRRQGAGLINLPSAVTNNVIISDSTGNAGVTLRSFTEKTKTFDLTLKNYGKTAVTYNVPKSDLLCEKTDANSFIHEAVVTDGSVSTNTSTITVPANGTATVKVTVSIPDQFKADNFVEGFVKFDSATKDAPSLSVPFMGFYGDWAALNIIDKPAYDKDTISAATCIGTVTKNGFVSLTSEDPNGTAFSPNGDNSQDSVVPNLYLLRNAKHLTTQILDSNKNVIATLDTGNNVSKTSLEKFMKKDTIGRTLTGAKWDGTIYDASTGSYKKQADGQYYYRIIATTDLEGAKDQVIEMPVKIDTVAPALKLASTKANPDGTYHVVWTANDTGSGAYNDRIYVSVNNEVVIISKGVSTNKALVKNFVANGNTYSADVAVTANTRNNIKMGLFDNAGNLSMTTTDLAVGDVPQVQLFNLDDNMYIGPDSVDKKVFTIQGQVSSNISTVSVNGTDVQLEDNGYLDADVNVAEGANTVVVSAKDSSGKEIFNHSYNFTVDTTKPELKITVPGYTDQSSIISSTTSTIDITGNASDANLAEVRVNGLPVDKSAIDSNGNFKATVKLVDGLNSIFVECKDICGNVSNKFVKVNYADPKKAFNITFDNLSSLMTLNANDVPNGVYTVKGSVNHTVKTFLINDTPVTVDPKNNTFAVDVKLKQGTNIVKVYAEENGTALYNFGYRVLFDSKAPSFTLKSPVTRSDGKIYTNSNNVNLVGTASDNLYGYTFYVDGNAIFTLDRYPSSDSKVLTKDFNVPLKVKDGDTVSISLIDEFANKTEQKIPVVVDTIAPAVPKITLSTTDFTNKALTASISDTDTQIDHFEYSFDGKTFSKYDGSLNIASNCKVYARAIDYAGNVSEVASLDVTNIDTTVPTVTVAGINNNGVYTQAITPSITADDKQSGCDKIVATLNGAPYTLNTPINKVGSYNLEVYAVDKVGNKSSIITKHFDIKLDVNATTANGKTKVTVGGTGLQAPSILGVSATGTPSYEVDLPAYLVDSNSVFAVTGDTASLSVPMSLFTRDEHSTIRLLADVNTNSSIMTGMKFAGKAYNFSLFNVDEKGVQTPITKFNGKVVTVTIKLTDADLNGLDTAKLTAFCYNEATKTWDSVGGSYDGATKSVTFSAPHFSTYAIAEKPAVTPTNPTNPTNPTNPTNPTNPTNPTNPTNTGNQNNGSNTNSKIVKTGSVFGSTVLGIVGVSLVISGAAILFIKRRKF; this comes from the coding sequence TTGAAAAAATCAAGATTTAAGCTGCTTTCTATTGTAACAACTATTTGCTTAGTATCTTCTTTTTCAACCGCTAGGGCAAATACCAAGAAGTTATCTGATGAAGAATTTAAAAAGATAATTTCTGAGTATTATCAAAATTCAAAGCAGTCAGACCAAATGAATCAAGCATTAAAGTCTAAACTTGGAATCAAAGACACAGATTCTGATTGGGAACAATCTAAGGCAAAAGACTCTACTGATGGGGAAAAGGTAGTCAGAGTTCTTGTTCAATTAGAAGACAAGCCTGCCATAAAAAGTGGTTCATCATTAGATTCTAAAAAGGCTGTAGAAAAATCCTTAAAAGATGAGCAAAAAGATGTTATTAGTGAAGTAGAACAAATAACAGGATCCAAAGTAAAGAGAAGTTTTGGATATCTTTTAAATGGTTTTAGTATTGAAGCTAAGAAAAAAGATATTTCTAAAATTGGTTTACTTAAGGGTGTAAAAAATGTTTCAGAAGCCAGAACTTATCATCCACAGATGACATATGCTAAGCAAATAACAGGTGTCACTAAGGTTTGGCAGAACAATAAGTACAAAGGGGAAGGAATGGTTGTAGCTATAATCGATACTGGTATAGATTACAAACATAAAGATCTTAAAATTACAGATACATCAAAAGAAAAATTAACTAAATCTGCTGTATCTGATAGTATTTCTAAATTAAATCATGGGAAATATTACACTGACAAAGTTCCATATGCTTATAACTATGCGGACAATAACGATAATGTTATTGATACCACTGGTGTAATGCACGGAATGCACGTTGCAGGTATAGTTGCAGCTAATGGTAGTGATGATCCTAATTTTAATTCAGTAATGGGTGTTGCCCCAGAAGCTCAACTTTTGGATATGAAAGTATTTTCAAACACACCTAATGTAGAAAGTGCTTATGATGATGATGTAATCGCAGCAATCGAGGATTCAGTTAAACTTGGAGCTGATGTTATTAACATGAGTTTAGGTTCAGAGTCAGGCTTCGCTGATGCTGAAGATCCTGAACAAACTGCTGTAAAAAATGCAACTGATGCTGGTGTAATGGTTGTTGTTTCTGCAGGAAATGCTGGAGAATCTACAAATACCAGTAGTTGGGATCAACCAACAAATATATTAGGAATAAAAGACACTGCAACTGTAGGCGCACCTGGTACTACTCCTTCTGCATTAACAGTAGCTTCTATGGAAAATAGCAACATAGTAGTAAACAAAATAGAATATGCTACCGGTACTGAAAAAGGTTATATGACTTATGCAACAGTTGAAAATGACGATTATACTTCAATTGCAACTCCTCACCAATTAGTTGATTGTGGAATAGGTCAACCTAGTGATTTTAATGGCAAAGACTTAACAGGTAAAATAGCTCTTATAAAGAGAGGGAGCTTATCATTTAATGATAAAGTTACTAATGCTCAAAAAGCTGGTGCTATTGGTGCATTAGTTTACAATAACGATGAGGGTGGAACTGATTTAATTCAAATGTCAGTATCAAATAACAGTATTCCTGCTTTATCTGTCAGCAATGTAGATGGTACTAAGCTATTAAAAAATATAGCAACTGCCACTATTGCAGTTACAGGAGCAAAAGGTTCTCAAGAAAATCCAGATAAAGATGATATGTCACAATATAGTTCATGGGGACCAACTGAAAGCCTAGATTTCAAACCTGAAATCACAGCTCCTGGTGGAGATATATATTCCTTAGCAAACAATAACAGCTATCAATCTATGAGTGGTACTTCTATGTCCTCTCCTAATACTGCTGGTTCTCAAGCATTACTAATCCAATCAATAAAAGAAAGAGGATTAGGACTTACTGGCAATGCTGCAGTTAAATTTGCTAAGAACTCTATTATGAATACTGCTACAGTTATGTACGACAAGTATAATAAGACTGTTCCTTATTCTCCAAGAAGACAAGGTGCTGGACTTATTAACCTTCCTTCTGCTGTAACAAATAATGTAATAATTTCAGATTCTACTGGCAATGCTGGAGTAACATTAAGAAGTTTTACTGAAAAAACTAAAACTTTTGATTTAACACTTAAAAATTATGGTAAAACAGCTGTGACTTACAATGTGCCTAAATCAGATTTACTTTGTGAAAAAACTGATGCAAATTCATTTATTCACGAAGCTGTTGTTACAGATGGTTCAGTATCTACAAATACCTCTACAATAACTGTTCCAGCTAATGGAACTGCTACTGTAAAAGTTACTGTATCAATTCCTGACCAATTTAAGGCTGATAACTTTGTTGAAGGTTTTGTTAAATTTGATAGTGCAACAAAAGATGCACCATCTCTTTCAGTTCCATTTATGGGTTTCTATGGAGATTGGGCTGCATTAAATATCATAGACAAACCTGCATATGACAAAGATACAATATCTGCCGCTACTTGTATTGGAACTGTTACAAAAAATGGTTTTGTTTCTTTAACTTCAGAAGATCCTAACGGAACAGCTTTCTCACCTAATGGTGATAATTCTCAAGATTCTGTTGTTCCAAATTTATATTTGTTAAGAAATGCAAAGCATTTAACTACTCAAATACTTGATAGCAACAAAAATGTAATTGCTACATTAGATACTGGAAATAACGTAAGTAAGACTTCTTTAGAAAAATTCATGAAAAAAGACACAATCGGAAGAACTCTTACTGGAGCTAAATGGGATGGTACTATTTATGATGCCTCAACTGGCAGCTATAAGAAACAAGCTGATGGTCAATACTATTACAGAATCATAGCTACAACTGATTTAGAAGGCGCTAAAGATCAAGTTATTGAAATGCCTGTAAAGATTGATACTGTAGCTCCTGCTTTAAAACTAGCATCTACAAAAGCTAATCCGGATGGCACTTATCATGTTGTGTGGACTGCAAATGATACTGGTTCCGGGGCTTATAATGATAGAATTTATGTTTCTGTAAACAACGAAGTAGTAATAATTAGCAAAGGTGTTTCAACTAATAAAGCATTAGTTAAAAATTTCGTTGCTAACGGAAATACCTACAGTGCAGACGTTGCTGTTACTGCAAATACAAGAAACAATATAAAAATGGGTCTTTTCGATAATGCAGGAAACCTTTCAATGACAACAACAGACCTAGCAGTGGGTGATGTACCTCAAGTTCAATTGTTTAACTTAGATGATAACATGTATATTGGACCTGATTCTGTGGACAAGAAAGTGTTCACAATTCAAGGACAAGTTTCTTCTAACATTAGTACAGTTTCTGTAAATGGAACCGATGTACAACTTGAAGATAATGGGTACTTGGATGCAGATGTTAATGTTGCAGAAGGTGCAAATACTGTAGTAGTATCTGCTAAAGATTCTTCTGGTAAAGAAATTTTCAACCATTCTTACAACTTTACAGTTGATACAACTAAACCAGAACTTAAAATAACTGTTCCTGGTTATACTGATCAAAGCAGTATTATAAGCTCAACAACTTCTACCATAGATATTACTGGTAATGCTAGTGATGCTAATTTAGCAGAAGTTAGGGTTAACGGATTACCTGTAGATAAATCTGCAATTGATAGTAATGGTAATTTCAAAGCTACTGTAAAGCTTGTAGATGGACTAAATTCTATTTTTGTAGAATGCAAAGATATCTGCGGTAATGTTTCTAATAAATTTGTAAAAGTTAATTATGCTGACCCTAAAAAAGCATTCAATATAACTTTTGATAATTTATCATCATTAATGACTCTTAATGCAAATGATGTACCAAATGGTGTTTACACAGTTAAGGGTTCTGTAAATCATACAGTTAAGACATTCTTAATAAATGATACTCCTGTAACTGTAGATCCAAAAAATAATACTTTTGCTGTTGATGTAAAACTAAAGCAAGGTACAAATATAGTTAAAGTTTACGCTGAAGAAAACGGAACTGCATTATACAATTTTGGATATAGAGTTCTTTTTGATTCTAAGGCTCCAAGCTTTACATTAAAATCTCCTGTTACAAGAAGTGACGGAAAGATTTATACAAACTCAAATAATGTAAATCTAGTTGGAACTGCAAGCGATAACTTATATGGTTATACATTCTATGTAGATGGTAACGCTATATTTACTCTTGATAGGTATCCTTCTTCAGATTCAAAAGTATTGACAAAAGATTTCAACGTTCCTTTAAAAGTTAAAGATGGTGATACCGTATCAATAAGCTTAATAGATGAGTTTGCTAATAAGACAGAGCAAAAAATTCCGGTAGTAGTAGACACAATTGCTCCTGCTGTTCCAAAAATAACTCTAAGCACAACTGATTTCACTAATAAAGCTCTAACTGCTTCTATAAGTGATACTGATACACAGATCGATCATTTTGAATATAGCTTTGATGGTAAGACCTTCTCAAAATATGATGGATCTCTAAATATAGCTTCAAATTGTAAAGTATATGCACGTGCAATTGATTATGCTGGAAATGTTAGTGAAGTTGCTTCATTAGATGTTACAAATATTGATACAACAGTTCCTACAGTTACTGTAGCTGGTATTAATAATAACGGTGTCTATACTCAAGCAATAACACCTTCTATAACAGCTGATGACAAACAAAGTGGCTGTGACAAAATAGTTGCTACTCTCAACGGAGCTCCTTATACTTTAAATACACCTATAAACAAAGTAGGTTCTTATAATTTAGAAGTTTATGCTGTTGATAAAGTAGGTAATAAATCTTCTATTATAACTAAACATTTTGACATTAAACTTGATGTAAATGCTACTACAGCAAACGGTAAAACAAAGGTAACTGTAGGTGGTACAGGATTGCAAGCTCCTTCAATATTAGGTGTTTCTGCAACAGGTACTCCAAGCTATGAAGTTGACTTACCTGCTTACCTTGTTGATAGTAACAGTGTATTTGCAGTTACTGGTGATACTGCAAGCTTATCAGTACCTATGTCATTATTCACAAGAGATGAGCATAGTACTATAAGATTGCTTGCTGATGTAAATACTAATTCAAGCATTATGACTGGTATGAAATTTGCTGGAAAGGCTTATAACTTTAGCCTATTCAATGTTGATGAAAAGGGAGTTCAAACTCCAATAACTAAGTTTAATGGTAAAGTTGTAACTGTAACAATAAAGCTTACTGATGCTGACTTAAATGGATTAGACACTGCTAAGCTTACTGCATTCTGTTACAATGAAGCTACAAAAACTTGGGATTCAGTTGGTGGATCTTATGATGGGGCTACTAAGTCTGTAACTTTCTCTGCTCCTCACTTTAGCACATATGCTATAGCTGAGAAACCAGCAGTTACTCCAACAAACCCAACTAACCCAACAAACCCAACTAACCCAACTAACCCAACTAACCCAACTAACCCAACTAACCCAACAAACACTGGAAATCAAAATAATGGCTCAAATACTAATTCAAAAATTGTAAAAACAGGATCTGTATTTGGTTCAACAGTACTTGGCATAGTTGGTGTATCATTAGTTATATCTGGTGCTGCAATATTATTTATAAAGAGGAGAAAATTCTAA
- a CDS encoding peptidase M56, with translation MKKLILLFATVMLFICFAGCSKKAMPTSVQAASLKNYENQIYDISLKYDPTWKFDPRYNERYEGDNGFFQVGATDGKNLSIDQVAKNDASHDLYPFGRYPKITKLTIQGQDARLIMPSQDQSSSFSKQAELVVKYPKPVNINGNFYSYLVIWADINHINEIAGTIQFLP, from the coding sequence TTGAAAAAGTTAATATTATTATTTGCCACAGTTATGCTTTTTATTTGCTTTGCTGGTTGTTCAAAAAAAGCAATGCCAACAAGCGTACAGGCAGCTAGTCTAAAAAATTATGAAAACCAAATATATGATATTTCATTAAAATATGATCCTACATGGAAATTCGACCCTAGGTATAATGAACGTTATGAAGGAGACAACGGTTTTTTCCAAGTTGGAGCTACTGATGGAAAAAACTTAAGTATAGATCAGGTTGCTAAAAATGATGCTAGCCATGACCTATATCCCTTCGGAAGGTACCCTAAAATAACAAAGTTAACCATACAAGGTCAAGATGCTAGACTTATTATGCCATCACAAGATCAATCATCTTCCTTCTCAAAACAAGCTGAATTAGTAGTAAAGTATCCAAAACCAGTAAATATCAATGGTAACTTTTATTCTTATTTAGTTATCTGGGCTGATATAAATCATATTAATGAAATTGCCGGCACAATACAATTTTTGCCTTAA
- a CDS encoding TetR/AcrR family transcriptional regulator: MIKDEIIDNPNNKIENKKSNDTDSIRKPKQARSIETKRKILDTALKLFCNNGFHKTTTNEIARESGVPIGSLYSYFKNKDMILIEILDDYHQSFADRISSLSNEKNIEIAKQDKRAWIRGCIEMLIKLHEETKEFNLELQALQHSIPEVAALHEEHDLEIQSRIMREFEPFKEEMNITDFEAAAIVLNDVMSSTVDRIVFTKLNIERERIIDCTVEVVYKYLFN, encoded by the coding sequence ATGATTAAAGATGAAATAATAGATAACCCTAATAATAAAATTGAAAATAAAAAAAGTAACGATACAGATTCTATAAGAAAACCAAAACAAGCTAGAAGCATTGAAACTAAGAGAAAGATATTAGATACTGCCTTGAAACTTTTCTGCAATAATGGTTTTCATAAAACCACCACTAACGAAATTGCGAGAGAATCAGGTGTACCTATTGGCTCACTTTATTCATACTTTAAAAACAAGGACATGATTTTAATCGAAATACTAGATGACTATCATCAAAGCTTCGCTGATAGAATTAGTAGCTTAAGCAATGAGAAAAACATAGAAATTGCCAAGCAGGACAAAAGAGCATGGATCAGAGGATGTATTGAAATGTTAATAAAACTTCATGAGGAAACAAAAGAATTTAATTTAGAGTTGCAAGCCTTACAACATTCTATTCCTGAAGTTGCAGCCTTACATGAAGAACATGACCTAGAAATACAATCAAGAATAATGCGTGAATTTGAACCTTTTAAAGAAGAAATGAATATTACGGATTTTGAGGCAGCTGCTATTGTTCTAAACGATGTTATGTCTTCTACTGTTGATCGTATAGTTTTTACTAAGCTTAATATTGAACGTGAAAGAATCATTGACTGTACAGTAGAAGTTGTTTACAAATATTTATTTAACTAA
- a CDS encoding MATE family efflux transporter — MDRTEQLRTQSISKLIFNLSAPAIFAFMVSTLNIALDRIFIGKAVGTEALAAVSVAMGIQLLLQAFSQIIAGGASAAIAIELGKNNKEKAEKMIGNAYTLSIIMSIILTVLGCIFLKPILTLYGATDESMQYAMPYTLVMFIATMFFINNQVLNNIIRGMGYSKKATYNFLTSIGIHAMLDIVFLFGLHLGIKGAAMACSIGYLVSNIIAIRFLTSNKTVAKLHRSYMRIDKSIAKTIISVGVPAFIMQITISIISMVFNRVSNQYGGSIGQASYGVIYTLLMMVYMPIIGLSQGIQSIVGVNFGAKQNKRVKETLIKSLKYATVFSLVMFGFMEIFSHSLALLFGGAQDVALVNMTTNGMRVIGLSIPFVGFQMISARYFQFIGKSKQSGILSGLRQCILLVPLAVILPIFFGMTGVFGSFVVSDLLSLILTVFWMLKEFRNLDIQIDQEELGLAQAQ; from the coding sequence ATGGATAGAACAGAACAGTTAAGAACACAATCAATTAGCAAATTAATTTTCAACCTTTCAGCTCCAGCTATATTTGCCTTTATGGTAAGTACGTTGAATATAGCACTGGATAGAATATTTATAGGAAAGGCTGTGGGTACAGAGGCTTTGGCCGCAGTATCTGTAGCAATGGGAATTCAACTACTTCTTCAAGCTTTTTCTCAAATTATTGCAGGAGGAGCATCTGCAGCTATAGCAATAGAACTTGGAAAAAATAATAAAGAAAAAGCAGAGAAGATGATTGGAAATGCCTACACGCTGTCAATTATTATGAGTATTATATTGACAGTACTTGGATGTATATTTTTAAAACCAATTCTAACTCTTTATGGAGCAACTGACGAAAGTATGCAGTATGCTATGCCTTATACCTTAGTTATGTTTATAGCTACAATGTTTTTTATAAATAACCAAGTGTTAAATAATATTATTAGAGGAATGGGATATTCGAAGAAAGCAACTTATAACTTTTTAACCAGCATAGGAATTCACGCTATGTTAGATATAGTTTTCTTATTTGGACTTCATTTAGGAATAAAGGGTGCAGCTATGGCATGTTCAATTGGTTACCTAGTTTCAAATATAATAGCTATTAGATTCTTAACAAGCAATAAGACTGTAGCAAAGTTACATCGTTCATATATGAGGATTGATAAGTCTATAGCAAAAACAATAATTTCAGTAGGAGTTCCTGCATTCATTATGCAAATAACTATCAGCATTATTTCTATGGTATTTAATCGTGTGTCAAATCAATATGGTGGAAGTATAGGTCAAGCTTCCTATGGCGTTATATACACACTTTTGATGATGGTATATATGCCAATCATTGGTCTTAGCCAAGGAATTCAATCAATTGTAGGAGTAAACTTTGGAGCTAAACAAAATAAGCGTGTAAAAGAAACCTTGATAAAAAGCTTAAAATATGCAACTGTTTTTTCATTAGTTATGTTTGGTTTTATGGAGATATTCAGCCATTCACTAGCTCTTTTATTTGGAGGAGCGCAAGATGTTGCTCTTGTTAATATGACAACAAATGGGATGCGTGTTATAGGGTTGAGTATTCCTTTTGTAGGGTTTCAAATGATAAGCGCTAGATATTTTCAGTTTATAGGAAAATCAAAACAGTCAGGCATATTATCAGGATTGAGACAATGCATTTTATTGGTACCACTTGCAGTAATATTACCTATTTTCTTTGGAATGACAGGTGTGTTTGGTTCCTTTGTAGTATCTGATTTATTATCATTAATTCTTACTGTATTTTGGATGTTAAAAGAATTCAGAAACCTTGATATTCAAATTGATCAAGAGGAATTAGGGTTAGCTCAAGCACAATAA
- a CDS encoding SdpI family protein → MKIYYLVSIIFFLMGLVLIIAPPNRNNGIGYKSPFAMKNEDTWKEANTFAGIMAICGSIIASAISFILTELFKSNQDFISKICALSTAIIIIVFVFYTEVHLRRIFDKEGNRK, encoded by the coding sequence ATGAAGATATATTATTTAGTTTCAATAATATTTTTTTTAATGGGATTAGTTTTAATAATAGCTCCACCAAATAGAAATAACGGAATTGGCTATAAGTCTCCATTTGCTATGAAGAATGAAGACACTTGGAAGGAAGCCAATACATTTGCAGGTATAATGGCCATATGTGGATCAATTATAGCATCTGCAATTTCGTTTATTCTAACTGAACTATTCAAATCTAATCAAGATTTCATCAGTAAAATATGCGCCCTCAGTACTGCAATAATTATTATTGTATTTGTATTTTATACAGAGGTACACCTTAGAAGAATATTTGATAAAGAAGGAAATAGAAAATAA
- a CDS encoding TIGR00266 family protein — protein MYSHEIDYKIYGDDMQFVEIELDPRETVVAEAGAMMMMDPNMQMETIFGDGSNQKSNGFMDKLFSAGKRVLTGESLFMTAFTNSGVVKEKISFAAPYPGKIIPIDLRMYQGKLICQKDAFLCAAKGVSIGIDFRKKLSVGFFGGEGFILEKLEGDGLAFIHACGAIVKRDLRPGEILRVDTGCLVAMTKDVHYDIQFVGGIKNTFFGGEGVFFATVTGPGSVWVQSLPFSRLAGRVFAAAPNAGGRSKEEGSVLGLFGNLIDGDN, from the coding sequence ATGTATTCACACGAGATTGATTATAAGATTTATGGAGATGACATGCAATTTGTAGAAATTGAACTTGACCCAAGAGAAACTGTGGTTGCAGAAGCAGGAGCCATGATGATGATGGACCCTAACATGCAAATGGAAACTATATTTGGTGATGGATCAAATCAGAAATCTAACGGATTTATGGATAAGCTTTTTTCAGCAGGGAAAAGAGTGCTTACAGGAGAAAGTTTGTTCATGACTGCTTTTACAAATTCAGGAGTTGTTAAGGAAAAGATATCTTTTGCAGCGCCATATCCAGGAAAAATAATTCCTATAGATTTAAGAATGTACCAAGGAAAGCTGATTTGCCAAAAAGATGCCTTTCTATGTGCGGCTAAGGGAGTGTCAATAGGAATAGATTTTAGAAAGAAATTAAGTGTAGGTTTCTTCGGTGGTGAAGGGTTCATCCTTGAAAAACTTGAAGGTGATGGATTAGCGTTTATCCATGCTTGTGGTGCCATAGTAAAGAGAGATTTGAGACCAGGTGAAATATTAAGAGTTGATACAGGCTGCTTAGTTGCAATGACAAAGGATGTACATTATGATATTCAATTTGTAGGTGGAATTAAAAACACATTCTTTGGTGGGGAAGGCGTATTCTTCGCCACAGTAACAGGCCCAGGATCTGTTTGGGTTCAAAGCTTACCATTTAGTAGATTAGCAGGTCGTGTATTTGCTGCAGCACCAAATGCAGGTGGGCGTAGCAAAGAAGAAGGAAGCGTGCTTGGGTTGTTTGGAAATCTAATTGATGGTGATAACTAG